In a single window of the Dehalococcoidia bacterium genome:
- a CDS encoding homoserine dehydrogenase encodes MAEIGIGLMGLGVVGSGVAQVLQQKGTSLGQQIGVTLALRRVLVRTPHKPRPVALPEGLLTTNPADLLDNPQCHIIVELLGGEEPAATYIRRALEGGKHVVTANKEVIAKHGPSLLRLAQQRQVHLLFEASVGGGIPLIGPLQRDLLANDILSLRAIINGTTNYILTRMARDGVDYQVALREAQEKGYAEPDPTNDVEGIDAAYKLAVLSLLAFRSYVPVAQIYREGITHLKAKDFRYAHELGYEIKLLAIGRKENGKVQARVHPVLVPAHTLLAKVDGAYNAIEVQGDLVGKVVFHGLGAGPAPTSSAVVNDILTIARTLKAQARPLPWVDTSTALPLRPMGDLLTQYYLRLNVADRPGVLAQIARILGDLSISIASVIQKDADPTAGTAEIVIMTHPAREGAVQEALGLIRRLPVVREVSNLIRVEAE; translated from the coding sequence ATGGCAGAAATCGGCATCGGCCTCATGGGATTGGGCGTGGTGGGGAGTGGCGTGGCCCAGGTGCTCCAACAGAAGGGGACAAGCCTGGGCCAGCAGATCGGCGTTACCCTGGCCTTGCGGCGAGTGTTGGTGCGCACCCCCCACAAGCCCCGCCCCGTCGCCCTGCCCGAGGGCCTCCTGACCACCAACCCCGCCGACCTATTGGACAACCCCCAGTGCCATATCATTGTGGAACTGCTGGGGGGCGAGGAGCCGGCGGCGACCTACATTCGGCGTGCCCTGGAGGGGGGCAAGCATGTGGTAACCGCTAACAAGGAGGTCATCGCCAAACACGGCCCCTCCCTCCTGCGCCTGGCCCAGCAGAGGCAGGTGCACCTGCTTTTTGAGGCCTCGGTTGGGGGAGGAATCCCCCTCATCGGCCCCCTCCAGCGCGACCTTTTGGCCAACGACATCCTCTCCCTGCGGGCCATCATCAACGGCACCACCAACTACATCCTCACCCGCATGGCGCGGGACGGGGTGGACTACCAGGTGGCCCTGCGGGAGGCCCAGGAGAAGGGCTACGCCGAGCCCGACCCCACCAACGATGTGGAGGGCATCGACGCCGCCTACAAACTAGCGGTGCTCTCCCTGCTGGCCTTCCGCTCCTATGTGCCCGTCGCCCAGATTTACCGCGAGGGTATCACCCACCTGAAAGCGAAGGATTTCCGTTACGCCCACGAGTTGGGGTATGAGATCAAACTGCTGGCCATTGGGCGCAAGGAGAACGGGAAGGTGCAGGCGCGGGTGCACCCCGTCCTGGTGCCTGCCCACACCCTGCTGGCCAAAGTGGACGGAGCCTACAACGCCATCGAGGTGCAGGGGGATCTCGTGGGGAAGGTGGTGTTCCACGGCTTGGGGGCGGGGCCAGCCCCCACCTCCAGCGCCGTGGTGAACGACATCCTCACTATTGCCCGCACCCTCAAGGCCCAAGCGCGCCCCCTGCCCTGGGTGGATACCAGCACCGCCCTCCCCCTGCGCCCCATGGGCGACCTGCTCACCCAGTATTACCTGCGCCTGAATGTGGCCGACCGCCCCGGCGTGCTGGCGCAAATCGCCCGCATCCTGGGCGACCTGTCCATCAGCATCGCCTCGGTCATTCAGAAGGATGCCGACCCCACCGCGGGCACCGCCGAGATCGTGATCATGACCCATCCCGCTCGGGAGGGGGCGGTACAGGAGGCCCTGGGCCTCATCCGACGCCTGCCGGTGGTGCGGGAGGTGAGTAACCTGATACGGGTGGAGGCCGAGTAG